A single genomic interval of Camelina sativa cultivar DH55 chromosome 11, Cs, whole genome shotgun sequence harbors:
- the LOC104722882 gene encoding pentatricopeptide repeat-containing protein At2g20710, mitochondrial-like: MWFCNKLNNGVNLLLGIQRRTLSRGYGSSSMGKFDLYKRISPLGDPKISIVPVLDEWRGEGNYTSKEELRGMIKELMKYKRFGHALEVSRWMSDRMFFPLSTADFGTRINLISRVSGLGEAEVFFDNIPKNVKGIAVFSSLLSCYARAKSAEKAERLVASMKETGISMDTRCYNLLMNMYYQMNVHGKLDDLMFEMQQNGVPFDQFTLGIRLSAYAAASNIEGIEKTIEKISSMPHMAIDWTIYSAAANAFLKVELMDKATMMLKKCEELVNEDTGNEAFHTLLKLYGEAGQKDDLCRVWLGFKEKRKVFNIGYRTMISSALKLGDIELAEKVFNQWESKKLAYDFRIPNLLIKCYCEKGLIEKAELLLKKLEGNGVDPPMDVYLCLANSYLETDEISKATEAIERAVSLQPETKHRLEAQRELLNSCLACLKGNGDGRKRFGDVIDSLTSENLFSVAALETLSHHFSEIKGNK, from the exons atGTGGTTCTGCAACAAACTCAACAATGGAGTCAATCTCCTGTTGGGTATACAAAGGAGAACGCTTTCTCGTGGATATGGATCTTCTTCTATGGGAAAGTTTGATCTTTACAAAAGGATCTCGCCTCTGGGAGACCCTAAGATCTCAATTGTTCCTGTTCTTGACGAATGGCGTGGAGAAGGGAACTACACAAGCAAAGAAGAGCTTCGTGGAATGATTAAAGAGTTGATGAAGTACAAACGATTTGGTCATGCTCTTGAG GTATCGCGGTGGATGTCTGATAGAATGTTCTTTCCTCTCTCGACGGCTGATTTTGGTACACGCATAAACTTGATATCAAGAGTAAGTGGACTTGGAGAAGCAGAGGTTTTCTTTGACAACATTCCCAAAAATGTGAAAGGTATTGCTGTGTTTTCTAGTCTACTTAGCTGCTACGCACGTGCAAAGTCCGCAGAAAAAGCCGAGAGGCTTGTGGCATCCATGAAGGAAACGGGGATTTCCATGGACACCCGTTGTTACAATCTTTTGATGAATATGTACTATCAGATGAACGTTCATGGAAAATTAGATGATTTGATGTTTGAAATGCAACAGAACGGAGTCCCTTTTGACCAGTTTACTCTTGGTATTCGTCTCAGCGCATATGCCGCAGCTTCTAATATCGAAGGAATAgagaaaacaatagaaaaaatatcatCAATGCCCCACATGGCTATTGACTGGACCATTTATAGCGCTGCAGCCAATGCATTCCTCAAAGTTGAGCTCATGGATAAGGCTACAATGATGCTTAAGAAGTGTGAGGAGCTTGTGAATGAAGATACTGGGAACGAAGCATTTCACACGCTCCTGAAGTTGTATGGGGAAGCTGGGCAAAAGGATGATCTTTGCCGGGTCTGGCTCGGTTTCAAAGAAAAGAGGAAAGTGTTCAACATTGGATACAGGACAATGATAAGCTCGGCTTTGAAACTTGGTGACATTGAATTAGCAGAGAAGGTTTTTAACCAGTGGGAATCCAAGAAACTGGCTTATGATTTCCGGATTCCTAATCTGTTGATCAAGTGCTACTGTGAAAAGGGTCTTATAGAAAAAGCTGAGCTACTCTTAAAGAAATTAGAAGGAAATGGGGTTGATCCACCTATGGATGTATATCTTTGCTTAGCAAATAGTTATCTTGAGACTGATGAAATTTCCAAGGCAACAGAAGCGATTGAGCGTGCAGTCTCATTGCAGCCAGAGACCAAACATAGACTCGAGGCTCAGAGGGAATTGCTGAATTCATGCTTAGCGTGTTTAAAAGGGAATGGTGATGGTAGAAAGAGGTTTGGTGATGTTATTGATTCGTTGACAAGTGAGAATCTCTTCTCTGTAGCTGCTCTTGAAACACTTTCTCATCATTTTTCAGAGATCAAAGGAAACAAATAG
- the LOC104722881 gene encoding DNA-directed RNA polymerase II subunit 2 (The sequence of the model RefSeq protein was modified relative to this genomic sequence to represent the inferred CDS: added 282 bases not found in genome assembly), giving the protein MEYNEYEPEPQYVEDDDDEEITQEDAWAVISAYFEEKGLVRQQLDSFDEFIQNTMQEIVDESADIEIRPESQHNPGHQSDFAETIYKISFGQIYLSKPMMTESDGETATLFPKAARLRNLTYSAPLYVDVTKRVIKKGHDGEEVTETQDFTKVFIGKVPIMLRSSYCTLFQNSEKDLTELGECPYDQGGYFIINGSEKVLIAQEKMSTNHVYVFKKRQPNKYAYVGEVRSMAENQNRPPSTMFVRMLARASAKGGSSGQYIRCTLPYIRTEIPIIIVFRALGFVADKDILEHICYDFADTQMMELLRPSLEEAFVIQNQQVALDYIGKRGATVGVTKEKRIKYAKDILQKEMLPHVGVGEHCETKKAYYFGYIVHRLLLCALGRRPEDDRDHYGNKRLDLAGPLLGGLFRMLFRKLTRDVRSYVQKCVDNGKEVNLQFAIKAKTITSGLKYSLATGNWGQANAAGTRAGVSQVLNRLTYASTLSHLRRLNSPIGREGKLAKPRQLHNSQWGMMCPAETPEGQACGLVKNLALMVYITVGSAAYPILEFLEEWGTENFEEISPSVIPTATKIFVNGMWVGVHRDPDMLVKTLRRLRRRVDVNTEVGVVRDIRLKELRIYTDYGRCSRPLFIVDNQRLLIKKRDIYALQQRESAEEDGWHHLVAKGFIEYIDTEEEETTMISMTISDLVQARLRPDEAYTENYTHCEIHPSLILGVCASIIPFPDHNQSPRNTYQSAMGKQAMGIYVTNYQFRMDTLAYVLYYPQKPLVTTRAMEHLHFRQLPAGINAIVAISCYSGYNQEDSVIMNQSSIDRGFFRSLFFRSYRDEEKKMGTLVKEDFGRPDRASTMGMRHGSYDKLDDDGLAPPGTRVTGEDVIIGKTTPISQDEAEGQSSRYTRRDHSISLRHSETGMVDQVLLTTNADGLRFVKVRVRSVRIPQIGDKFSSRHGQKGTVGMTYTQEDMPWTVEGVTPDIIVNPHAIPSRMTIGQLIECIMGKVAAHMGKEGDATPFTDVTVDNISKALHKCGYQMRGFERMYNGHTGRPLTAMIFLGPTYYQRLKHMVDDKIHSRGRGPVQILTRQPAEGRSRDGGLRFGEMERDCMIAHGAAHFLKERLFDQSDAYRVHVCEVCGLIAIANLKKNSFECRGCKNKTDIVQVYIPYACKLLFQELMSMAIAPRMLTKHLKSAKGRQ; this is encoded by the exons ATGGAGTACAACGAATACGAACCTGAACCTCAATACGTAGAAGACGATGACGATGAGGAGATTACCCAGGAGGACGCGTGGGCTGTGATATCTGCTTATTTCGAAGAGAAAGGTCTCGTTCGTCAGCAGCTTGATTCGTTTGATGAGTTTATTCAGAATACTATGCAAGAAATCGTTGATGAGTCTGCTGATATCGAGATCCGACCTGAATCTCAGCACAATCCTGGCCATCAGTCCGATTTTGCGGAG ACAATCTACAAAATTAGCTTTGGACAGATTTATCTGAGTAAACCGATGATGACAGAGTCTGATGGAGAGACTGCTACCCTGTTTCCCAAGGCCGCGAGGTTGAGAAACCTCACATATTCTGCTCCTTTGTATGTCGATGTTACAAAAAGAGTTATAAAGAAAGGGCATGATGGTGAGGAAGTCACAGAGACACAGGATTTTACTAAAGTTTTCATTGGGAAG GTTCCTATCATGCTTCGGTCTAGCTATTGTACCTTGTTTCAGAACTCGGAGAAAGATCTGACAGAGCTTGGAGAATGTCCTTATGATCAGGGTGGATACTTTATTATTAATGGCAGTGAAAAGGTTCTGATTGCTCAGGAGAAGATGAGTACGAACCATGTTTATGTGTTCAAGAAGAGACAGCCAAATAAGTACGCTTATGTTGGTGAAGTCCGTTCTATGGCTGAGAACCAAAATAGGCCTCCAAGCACAATGTTTGTGCGTATGCTTGCTCGTGCTAGTGCCAAAGGG GGTTCATCTGGACAATATATTCGATGTACTCTTCCATACATCAGAACAGAAATTCCTATTATCATAGTCTTTCGTGCGCTGGGATTTGTTGCCGATAAGGACATTTTGGAACACATCTGCTATGATTTTGCCGACACGCAGATGATGGAGTTACTCAGGCCTTCCTTGGAAGAAGCTTTTGTGATTCAAAATCAGCAG GTTGCACTTGACTATATTGGGAAACGTGGTGCAACTGTTGGTGTAACCAAGGAAAAAAGGATAAA GTATGCGAAAGATATCCTTCAGAAAGAAATGCTTCCTCATGTAGGAGTTGGGGAACATTGTGAGACAAAAAAAGCTTACTATTTTGG GTATATCGTACATCGGTTGCTGCTTTGTGCACTTGGCCGAAGGCCAGAAGATGATAGAGATCATTATGGTAACAAGAGGCTGGATCTTGCTGGTCCTTTACTAGGAGGGCTCTTTAGAATG CTTTTCCGAAAGCTAACAAGGGATGTGAGATCTTATGTTCAAAAG TGTGTTGACAATGGCAAAGAAGTCAATCTTCAATTTGCCATTAAGGCTAAAACTATTACCTCTGGCCTGAAATATTCTCTTGCTACTGGGAACTGGGGCCAGGCAAACGCTGCTGGCACTAGAGCTGGAGTTTCTCAG GTTCTTAATCGGTTGACGTATGCTTCAACTTTGTCACATCTGAGGCGTCTCAATTCTCCAATAGGACGTGAAG GGAAATTGGCAAAACCAAGACAACTGCACAATTCACAGTGGGGAATGATGTGCCCTGCTGAAACACCTGAAGGACAG GCTTGTGGTCTAGTGAAAAACTTGGCTCTCATGGTCTATATAACGGTTGGGTCAGCTGCTTATCCTATATTGGAATTTTTGGAAGAATGGGGTACTGAGAATTTTGAG GAAATATCTCCATCTGTTATACCCACAGCCACAAAAATCTTTGTGAATGGAATGTGGGTTGGTGTTCACAGAGATCCTGACATGTTGGTGAAAACGTTGAGACGTTTGAGAAGAAGG GTTGATGTCAACACTGAAGTTGGAGTAGTTAGAGATATACGTCTGAAGGAGCTCCGGATATACACTGATTATGGCCGTTGTAGTCGTCCGTTGTTTATTGTGGATAATCAGAGGCTCTTaataaagaagagagatatCTATGCTCTGCAACAAAGG gAAAGTGCAGAAGAAGATGGTTGGCATCATCTGGTTGCTAAGGGCTTTATAGAATACATAGacacagaggaagaggagacgaCCATGATTTCCATGACTATCAGT GATCTGGTTCAAGCTAGACTCCGCCCAGACGAGGCGTATACCGAAAACTACACACATTGTGAGATTCACCCATCTCTGATATTGGGTGTCTGTGCTTCAATTATACCATTTCCTGACCATAATCAG TCACCTCGTAATACATATCAATCTGCCATGGGGAAGCAAGCAATGGGAATTTATGTCACCAACTACCAATTTCGCATG GATACCTTAGCCTATGTTCTCTATTACCCTCAAAAGCCTCTGGTTACCACCAGAGCTATGGAGCATCTTCACTTTAGGCAACTTCCGGCAGGAATT AATGCTATTGTTGCCATTTCTTGCTATTCTGGATATAATCAAGAAGATTCTGTCATCATGAATCAGTCTTCAATAGATCGTGGTTTCTTCCGATCCCTGTTCTTTCGGTCTTACAG AgatgaggagaaaaaaatgGGGACGCTTGTCAAAGAAGACTTTGGGCGCCCAGACAGAGCAAGTACAATG GGTATGCGACATGGTTCTTATGATAAACTGGATGATGATGGTCTTGCACCTCCT GGTACTAGAGTTACAGGTGAAGATGTTATCATTGGAAAAACCACTCCAATATCTCAGGATGAGGCTGAAGGACAATCATCACGATACACTAGACGTGATCATAGTATAAGCTTGCGACATAGTGAAACTGGAATGGTGGATCAG GTGTTATTGACTACAAATGCAGATGGTTTGAGGTTTGTGAAAGTGAGGGTCAGATCCGTTCGGATTCCTCAAATTGGAGACAAATTTAGTAGTAGACACGGTCAGAAGGGAACTGTTGGCATGACCTACACGCAGGAGGACATGCCTTGGACGGTTGAAGGTGTCACTCCGGATATTATTGTGAATCCACATGCTATTCCGTCTCGAATGACAATTGGACAGCTAATTGAGTGCATCATGGGAAAAGTGGCAGCTCACATGGGAAAAGAAGGAGATGCAACTCCTTTTACAGATGTCACG TTCTTGAAAGAGAGGCTGTTTGATCAGAGCGATGCGTATAGGGTACATGTGTGTGAAGTCTGTGGGCTCATTGCCATTGCAAATCTGAAGAAGAATTCATTTGAATGCAGAGGCTGCAAGAACAAAACAGATATTGTTCAG GTTTACATTCCTTACGCATGCAAATTGCTCTTTCAAGAGCTTATGTCAATGGCCATTGCACCACGGATGCTTACTAAACACCTCAAATCGGCTAAAGGCAGACAGTGA
- the LOC104722880 gene encoding uncharacterized protein LOC104722880 isoform X1, whose product MIPRASPCGKKCTDTYSAFTQLPWRVFCKKGCDADSDSWEDCVGDCSEICYKDPVVKDRPWTAVIDRSPGDAKYSENCFHACVAGCGYKFDVEAEIVNKVKPKRPPPPPPKPQPPPRSQKPMQPSTEDVPATSA is encoded by the exons ATGATACCGCGGGCGTCGCCGTGTGGGAAAAAGTGCACGGATACGTATTCAGCGTTTACTCAGCTTCCAT GGAGAGTATTCTGCAAAAAGGGTTGTGATGCCGATAGTGACTCATGGGAAGATT GTGTAGGAGACTGCAGTGAAATATGCTACAAAGATCCTGTGGTAAAAGACCGACCATGGACTGCAGTTATAGATCGTTCTCCTGGAGATGCCAAATACTCTGAG aATTGCTTTCACGCATGTGTTGCAGGCTGTGGTTACAAG TTTGATGTTGAAGCTGAGATAGTCAATAAGGTGAAACCAAAGagacctccaccaccaccgccaaaGCCACAACCACCACCAAGGTCTCAAAAACCAATGCAACCTTCTACTGAGGATGTTCCTGCAACTTCAGCTTGA
- the LOC104722883 gene encoding pentatricopeptide repeat-containing protein At4g21705, mitochondrial-like, with translation MNILRRLPANWIASRYYYTNRVKKTTLYSKISPLGDPKSSVSPELQNWVRCGKKVSVAELIRIVHDLRRRKRFLHALEVSKWMNETGVCVFSPTEHAVHLDLIGRVHGFVTAEEYFENLKEQYKNDKTYGALLNCYVRQQNVDKALFHFQKMKEMGFASSSLTYNNIMCLYTNLGQHEKVPGVLDEMKEDNVAPDNYSFRICINAFGAMSDLERIGVILRDMEREPDVTMDWNTYAVAAKFYIDGGDRDKAVELLRMSEHRLENKDGEGYNHLITLYARLGNKTEVLRLWGLVKEASKRRINQDYLTVLQSLVKIDALKEAEEVLTEWESSGNCYDFRVPNTVIRWYTGKSMEEKAEAMLEDLARRRKGTTPDSWGLVATAYAEKGVLDNAFKCLKTALGIEVDNRKWRPGLKLVTSILSWLGDEGSSEEVESFVASLRNCIGVNRQMYHVHLKADIREGGSNIDTLLQRMKDDKVESDEETTLILSTRSLLSSPQKNLMV, from the exons ATGAATATACTGAGGCGATTACCGGCGAATTGGATTGCGAGCAGATATTACTACACTAACAGAGTTAAAAAGACGACACTTTACTCCAAAATCAGTCCTTTAGGAGACCCTAAATCAAGTGTATCCCCAGAACTCCAAAACTGGGTTCGATGCGGCAAAAAGGTCTCTGTTGCTGAGCTTATTCGCATCGTTCACGATCTTCGTAGACGCAAACGCTTCCTCCACGCTCTCGAG GTTTCGAAATGGATGAACGAGACTGGTGTATGTGTGTTCTCTCCAACAGAACACGCGGTTCATCTCGATCTCATTGGTAGAGTTCACGGATTCGTTACCGCGGAAGAGTACTTCGAAAACCTCAAGGAACAGTACAAGAACGATAAGACTTACGGAGCGCTTTTGAATTGTTACGTTAGGCAGCAGAACGTTGACAAGGCTCTGTTTCATTTtcagaagatgaaggagatggGTTTCgcttcttcctctttgactTACAACAACATCATGTGTCTTTACACTAATCTAGGCCAGCACGAGAAAGTTCCCGGGGTTTTAGATGAGATGAAAGAAGATAATGTTGCTCCGGATAATTATAGTTTTAGGATCTGTATTAATGCTTTTGGTGCTATGTCTGATCTCGAGAGGATTGGTGTGATCTTGCGAGATATGGAGAGAGAACCTGATGTGACAATGGACTGGAACACTTATGCTGTTGCTGCAAAGTTCTATATCGATGGTGGTGATCGTGATAAGGCGGTTGAGCTTCTGAGAATGTCGGAACATAGATTGGAGAATAAGGATGGTGAAGGTTACAATCATCTCATTACTCTGTATGCTAGGTTAGGGAACAAGACTGAGGTACTAAGGCTATGGGGTTTGGTGAAAGAAGCTTCTAAGAGGAGAATAAATCAGGACTATCTAACTGTGTTGCAGTCGCTTGTGAAGATTGATGCTCTGAAAGAAGCTGAGGAAGTACTAACGGAATGGGAATCATCCGGAAACTGTTACGATTTCCGAGTCCCTAACACTGTGATTCGTTGGTATACTGGGAAAAGTATGGAGGAAAAGGCAGAAGCAATGCTTGAGGATCTAGCGAGGAGACGAAAAGGTACTACACCTGATTCTTGGGGCCTTGTGGCTACTGCTTATGCTGAAAAGGGTGTTTTAGATAATGCTTTCAAGTGTCTGAAAACTGCCTTGGGTATAGAAGTGGATAACAGGAAATGGAGACCCGGGTTGAAGCTGGTTACAAGTATTTTGAGTTGGCTGGGGGATGAAGGTAGCTCAGAAGAAGTAGAAAGTTTTGTTGCATCTCTTAGGAATTGTATCGGTGTGAACAGACAGATGTATCATGTCCATCTTAAGGCTGATATACGAGAAGGTGGAAGTAACATTGATACCTTGTTGCAGCGCATGAAAGACGACAAAGTTGAAAGCGATGAAGAAACCACACTGATTCTTAGCACAAGAAGTCTACTGTCTTCCCCACAAAAAAATCTGATGGTATGa
- the LOC104722880 gene encoding uncharacterized protein LOC104722880 isoform X2 has translation MNWCNSSVISIGVGDCSEICYKDPVVKDRPWTAVIDRSPGDAKYSENCFHACVAGCGYKFDVEAEIVNKVKPKRPPPPPPKPQPPPRSQKPMQPSTEDVPATSA, from the exons ATGAATTGGTGTAATAGTAGTGTAATCTCTATAGGTGTAGGAGACTGCAGTGAAATATGCTACAAAGATCCTGTGGTAAAAGACCGACCATGGACTGCAGTTATAGATCGTTCTCCTGGAGATGCCAAATACTCTGAG aATTGCTTTCACGCATGTGTTGCAGGCTGTGGTTACAAG TTTGATGTTGAAGCTGAGATAGTCAATAAGGTGAAACCAAAGagacctccaccaccaccgccaaaGCCACAACCACCACCAAGGTCTCAAAAACCAATGCAACCTTCTACTGAGGATGTTCCTGCAACTTCAGCTTGA
- the LOC104722879 gene encoding vesicle-fusing ATPase-like yields the protein MADPTESTVMTMAVTTTPTSDLALTNLAYCSPSDLHCFAVPGTIDLFLANVGEVFVLSISGHESISDGSIALNSIQRRHARVSAGDIVSLTRFIPPENFNLTVLTVDLEFVRKGTRNEQIDATLLSTQLKSKFINQVLTVGQRVTFEYHGTNYIFTVNRAVVEADDVNQTNGIERGVICKDTYLVFKASSASGIKIVNQRESVTSKIFKEREFNLQSLGIGGLGAEFVAIFRRAFTSRILPRDVMNRIGAKHVKGMLLFGPPGTGKTLMARQIGKMLNGKEPKIVNGPEVLSKFIGETEKNIRDLFADAENDQRTLGDAGELHIIIFDEIDAICKSRGSTRDGTGVHDGIVNQLLTKIDGVEALNNVLLIGMTNRKDMLDEALLRPGRLEVHIEISLPDEVGRLQILQIHTKKMKDNSFLSPDVNLQELAARTKNYSGAELEGVVKSATSYAFNRQLSMEDLTKPVDEENIKITMDDFLQALLEVKPAFGASSNDLELCRPQGFVDCGDRQKLIYERVMFLVEQAKVNERSRLSTCLLYGPSGSGKTALAATIGINSDFPYVKIVSAQSMNGLHESKKSVHITKVFEDAYKSPLSIVILDDIERLLEYTEIGPRFSNEILHTLLNFLKQSPPRGSKLVVLGTTSEVAFLKSVGLRKAFSVTYNVPLLRTQDVHKVLKHLNVFSEDDIEEASEALDDTPIKKLYLLTEMASQRDGRSKEPIYNRKEKLNISHFLDCLQEVTNDI from the exons atggCTGATCCTACCGAATCCACCGTCATGACGATGGCGGTGACCACCACGCCGACGTCAGATTTAGCTCTCACAAATCTTGCATATTGCTCTCCGTCTGATCTGCATTGCTTCGCTGTTCCCGGAACCATTGATCTCTTCTTAGCTAACGTCGGAGAAGTCTTTGTTTTATCAATCTC TGGACATGAGAGTATTTCTGATGGAAGCATTGCTCTGAATTCGATTCAACGACGACATGCTAGAGTTTCTGCTGGTGACATTGTTTCTCTAACAAG ATTTATTCCTCCAGAAAACTTCAACTTGACTGTTTTGACAGTTGACTTAGAATTTGTAAGAAAAGGGACTAGAAACGAACAGATCGATGCCACTCTTCTCTCAACTCAACTGAAGAGTAAATTCATTAACCAG GTCCTGACAGTAGGCCAGAGAGTTACATTTGAGTATCATGGAACTAATTACATTTTTACGGTCAATCGAGCTGTTGTAGAGGCTGATGATGTGAACCAAACTAATGGTATCGAAAGAGGGGTGATTTGTAAGGATACATATTTAGTGTTTAAAGCATCAAGCGCTAGTGGCATAAAg ATTGTCAACCAACGAGAATCTGTTACAAGCAAGATATTTAAAGAAAGGGAGTTTAACCTTCAATCGCTCGGTATAGGTGGTTTAGGTGCAGAGTTTGTTGCAATATTTCGAAGAGCTTTTACTTCTCGTATACTACCTCGCGATGTCATGAACAG AATTGGGGCAAAGCATGTTAAAGGAATGCTTCTTTTTGGACCTCCCGGTACTGGTAAGACTTTGATGGCACGCCAAATTGGAAAAATGCTGAACGGAAAGGAGCCAAAG ATCGTTAATGGTCCTGAAGTGCTAAGCAAGTTCATCGGCGAGACAGAAAAGAATATAAGAGACCTGTTTGCTGATGCTGAAAATGACCAGAGAACACTTG GTGATGCTGGTGAGCTACATATCATTATTTTCGATGAAATTGATGCTATTTGTAAG TCAAGAGGGTCAACCAGGGATGGGACAGGTGTCCATGATGGTATTGTAAACCAGCTCCTGACAAAG ATAGATGGTGTTGAGGCTTTGAACAATGTTTTACTAATTGGAATGACAAATAGAAAAGATATGCTTGATGAAGCTCTTTTAAG ACCTGGAAGATTAGAGGTTCATATTGAGATTAGTCTTCCCGACGAAGTTGGACGTTTACAAATTCTTCagattcatacaaaaaaaatgaaggataattcttttctttctcctgaTGTCAATCTCCAAGAACTTG CTGCAAGGACAAAGAACTACAGTGGTGCTGAGCTTGAAGGTGTAGTGAAAAGTGCAACATCATATGCTTTCAATAGACAACTGAGCATGGAAGATCTAACAAAGCCTGTGgatgaagaaaatattaaaattactatggATGATTTTCTTCAAGCATTACTCGAGGTTAAGCCTGCATTTGGAGCCTCTTCGAACGATCTTGAACTCTGCag ACCTCAGGGATTTGTGGATTGTGGTGATCGGCAAAAGCTAATCTACGAAAGAGTCATGTTTCTTGTTGAGCAAGCTAAAGTCAACGAAAGAAGTCGTCTAAGCACTTGCCTTCTTTATGGACCTAGTGGAAG TGGGAAAACTGCGTTGGCCGCGACCATTGGCATCAACAGTGACTTCCCATATGTCAAAATA GTCTCTGCACAGTCTATGAATGGCCTTCATGAGAGCAAAAAAAGCGTACACATTACCAAG GTCTTTGAAGATGCATACAAATCACCACTAAGCATAGTTATCCTTGATGATATTGAAAG GCTTTTGGAGTACACCGAAATTGGACCGCGATTTTCAAATGAAATTCTTCATACATTGTTGAACTTTCTCAAACAGTCTCCTCCACGG gGAAGCAAACTTGTTGTACTTGGTACAACCAGTGAAGTAGCGTTCTTAAAATCTGTTGGTTTGCGTAAAGCTTTCTCTGTTACATACAATGTTCCGTTATTGAGGACACAGGATGTTCATAAG GTGCTAAAGCACTTAAACGTGTTCTCAGAAGATGATATTGAAGAAGCTTCGGAGGCCCTTGACGAT ACTCCAATTAAGAAACTATACCTTCTTACGGAGATGGCATCTCAAAGAGATGGCAGGTCCAAAGAGCCGATCTACAACAGGAAGGAGAAACTCAACATCAGTCATTTCTTAGATTGTCTTCAAGAAGTTACCAACGACATATGA